GAGGTAGGTAGCCATTATTGTTGTTATCTAAACCGAGGGAGAGAGGAGGATGAACAGGGTaaggaggaaggagaagatCGTTCTCATAGTCAACTCTTTCGCCAGCAAAAGTCGAAGCCTCGCGTAGTACTTGAAGCTCTTTCCCTTTGTAGTCCTTGAGCTTCTCAAGCAACACCTTCCTGCTGTAATCAATCTCAGAGAGTGCCACTTGCTTCTCGTATTGTTGTCTTTGCCGTAGATTCTGGTTTCATTACAAGAAAACCAATCAATACAATGATAGATAGGTCTTATTAACTGAGATTAAGACAGTGAAACCAATTCAGACCCAATCAATGTTTCAGTTAAAAGCCACAAACTTTGAGTTCCTTAAACAATGAAAATTCACAATTGGTCTGGTTTTGGCTAATTGGGACAAAAAGCCATAGAAGCAGAGAAAATCTAGGGTTTTAGAACCTGTAAAGCAGCAAGCTGAGACTCTAGGGATTCTAGAGCATCGCGGATACGCAGAAGCTGttcatcagcttcttcttcctcctcctctacATCTCCAGAGCTGATTGAGTCAAAATCCTTATCTTGATTCGCAATAGTCTCATCCTTCTTTCCTTCTCTGGGAAAAGAAAGCTCGTTTCCGCCGCCGCCGTGGCCGTCGTCGCTGACGGCGGGGCTGGAGCTGTCGATACAATCGGTGATCTTGAGCCTGAGCTCGGTAGCTCTGGCTAAAATCAACCCGATGCCTTCTTCGTCTTCCATTTTCAGGCGAGTGAAGGAGAGTTTTGAAGTGGGATTTTCATTACGTGTCAGCAAAAAAggacacaatatttttttaattgattactAGTTATGTTTGGTTGTCGATTGATTTTGTCATTGTTTGGTTGTCGATATAGATGATCCTTGTTTGCATTACCTTTTAGTAGTTAACTAGGTAGTTTTGGACTAGCcttttgtttgatttgttgGTTCAAGTTTTAGAGATCCTATCTATTGATGACTTTTATGTGTGTATTACTTCTCATTTGAATCgaaaaagtttcatttttttaagaactcttAGTTAAGAAACTCCCATTGGACCATTCAAAATGGGAATTTCTTAACTAAAATTCTTAGGttacttttattaattaaaaagttattaaGAAACCAATTAGAGATAATAGGGATAAACATGTTCTTAAACCCTCAACCTATTTGTGCTCTTTCTTGTTTTGGGGATTTGTTAGTATTGTAGCGTCGTACGTACTAGAACAAAACCACATGACTAATCACTGGCTTTATCGTTttctaatatattaataaatctttataaCTCATCAAAATTATCTAGTGGAAGAACTAAAGAAGATATGTGATGTGATCCAAAATTTAATAGATTACTAATTTTGTGTAAATTGAagtaaattaatgaaatatttggtcaaaattaatttttgaccCCCAAGAAACTTGTGTTGGAATTCAAGTAACTCACAAATGcatacaaattttataatatattattatattaatttttatatatcaaatttatatattataatcttGATTACGTTTCTGGTAGAGTGAATGCAATTTGAAGATTCCTTAACATGTCAGAtaggaaataaaatatttgcagGTTTTGCATGCTCGTCTCTATAAAGTATTTGCATGTGAATAGAGCTAGGAGCTGAGTGCAGAAATAAGAGGTGAGATAGAAGAGAGTACCTCCCTAccctttctttctttgttctcacATACTCTCTAATGGCTAACGTAAAGCTTATTTACCATTACCTCATAACCCACTTTTTCAAGCTCTGTTTGCTCCCATTAATAGCACTTGTGGCCACTAAAGCATCAAGCCTAACCCTAAACATTCTATTTGCGATTTTCACTTTCGGGTCAACCGTCTACTTCTTGACCCGACCTAGACCTGTTTACCTCGTCGACTACTCCTGCCATCTTCCTCCTGCGCATCAAAAGATCAATATCAACAAGAATCTTGAAATAAATCCTTTCCTGAGTTCACTGGGCGAGACGTCGTCTTTGGACTTCTTTTATAGGGTTCTTGAACGTTCAGGTCTGGGGGACGAGACCTACATTCCAAATGCACTTCATAGCGTCCCACCTCTCCAGACCATGGCGGCGGCGCGTGAGGAGACAGAACAAGTCATCTTCGACGCCATAGACAATCTCTTAACCAACACCAAAGTCAACACGCGCGAGATCGGTATAATCATCCTCAACTCAAGCACGTTTAACCCGACTCCTTCGCTCTCAGCGATGGTTGTGAACAAGTACAAGCTCAGGAGCAACATCAAAAGCATCAATCTTGGCGGTATGGGCTGCAGCGCAGGCGTCATTGCCATCGATCTCGCAAAGGACTTGTTGCAAGTCCATAAGAACA
The window above is part of the Brassica napus cultivar Da-Ae chromosome C3, Da-Ae, whole genome shotgun sequence genome. Proteins encoded here:
- the LOC106406492 gene encoding plastid division protein PDV2-like, translated to MEDEEGIGLILARATELRLKITDCIDSSSPAVSDDGHGGGGNELSFPREGKKDETIANQDKDFDSISSGDVEEEEEEADEQLLRIRDALESLESQLAALQNLRQRQQYEKQVALSEIDYSRKVLLEKLKDYKGKELQVLREASTFAGERVDYENDLLLPPYPVHPPLSLGLDNNNNGYLPHLPSKQKISDANGFGSGHVRKETEVESPHGVVRFLGSVAKILLPIIGVISILYASGYGPEIRKRGASLKFLPQRVVGGKRTSNQCPPGKVLVIEDGEARCLVKERVEIPFHSVLPKRDVTYGYG